Proteins encoded by one window of Arachis ipaensis cultivar K30076 chromosome B04, Araip1.1, whole genome shotgun sequence:
- the LOC107638344 gene encoding transcription factor MYB33-like isoform X2, with amino-acid sequence MSTMTNKCDGRKVSKVRRSSSSVEEDSGESNIGGEGHLKKGPWTSAEDAILVDYVKKNGEGNWNAVQRHSGLARCGKSCRLRWANHLRPDLRKGAFTEEEERRIIELHAKMGNKWARMAAELPGRTDNEIKNYWNTRIKRMQRAGLPIYPPDVCLRVMHGNQESVNVGTLRDEANQHDDLSQTDTLDIPELDFKLVKVCPGLSYGPSICDIPESSMVEMSSDSSHGYNHMFPVMPPSKRLRESDMQYGYLDSCISDTVPIFEQYGDYTCDKISDHTQLSSPCDPILNTSDQFHGDDTYGSHATLNGNTSSSVPLPGAMKLELPSLQYFETQHGIWGTPASPLPSLESVDTMIQSPPAKPSPSDPVSPERSGLLEAIIYQPKQLQVANNNSLQATPNDCVRKEVKISTMKSKPECDEQGGPYFPLDHNIKQELGTQYPAYVSGKKENWNQIDFTRPDALLDLGWYGSGIDCDDYDGDRFLFKDAFSPFLGQDPDG; translated from the exons ATGAGTACCATGACGAATAAGTGTGATGGTCGGAAAGTCTCCAAGGTTCGCCGCTCATCCTCATCGGTTGAAGAGGATAGTGGTGAAAGTAACATTGGAGGAGAAGGTCATTTAAAGAAAGGTCCTTGGACCTCAGCAGAGGATGCAATTTTAGTAGATTATGTCAAGAAGAATGGAGAAGGGAATTGGAATGCAGTTCAAAGGCATTCAGGACTTGCCAGATGCGGAAAAAGTTGTCGTTTACGGTGGGCAAATCATTTGAGACCAGATTTAAGAAAGGGCGCATTCACCGAAGAAGAAGAGCGCCGGATCATTGAGCTTCATGCTAAGATGGGAAACAAATGGGCACGGATGGCTGCAGAG TTGCCTGGGCGTACAGACAATGAGATAAAGAACTATTGGAACACGAGAATTAAAAGAATGCAGCGAGCTGGTCTGCCAATCTACCCTCCTGATGTATGCCTGCGGGTGATGCATGGCAATCAAGAAAGTGTAAATGTTGGTACCTTGAGAGATGAAGCCAACCAGCATGATGATCTCTCACAGACGGATACTCTGGATATACCGGAGTTAGATTTCAAACTAGTCAAAGTCTGTCCGGGTTTATCTTATGGACCATCAATTTGTGACATACCTGAAAGTAGCATGGTTGAAATGAGTTCGGACTCGTCCCATGGTTACAATCACATGTTTCCTGTGATGCCTCCTTCGAAACGCCTTCGAGAATCAGACATGCAATATGGATATTTGGACAGTTGTATCAGTGATACTGTCCCAATATTTGAACAGTATGGTGATTACACGTGTGATAAAATTTCCGACCATACTCAATTGTCTTCTCCATGTGATCCTATTCTAAACACCAGCGATCAGTTTCATGGTGATGACACATATGGTAGCCATGCAACCTTAAATGGCAATACTTCTTCTTCTGTGCCCCTACCCGGGGCCATGAAGTTGGAGCTCCCTTCACTCCAATATTTTGAAACTCAACACGGTATCTGGGGCACACCTGCTTCCCCACTTCCCTCACTTGAGTCCGTTGACACGATGATCCAGTCTCCGCCGGCCAAGCCGTCTCCTTCGGATCCTGTTTCTCCAGAGAGGAGCGGTTTGCTGGAAGCAATAATCTACCAGCCGAAGCAGTTACAAGTGGCGAATAACAATTCACTTCAAGCAACACCCAATGATTGTGTTCGCAAAGAAGTTAAGATTTCAACCATGAAGTCTAAGCCAGAATGCGATGAACAAGGCGGGCCGTATTTCCCCTTAG ATCATAATATTAAGCAAGAACTAGGCACACAGTACCCAGCTTATGTTTCTGGGAAGAAAGAAAACTGGAATCAAATAGACTTCACACGGCCCGATGCTTTACTCGACTTGGGTTGGTATGGGAGTGGCATCGATTGCGACGATTATGATGGCGATCGgtttctttttaaagatgctttcAGCCCATTTCTTGGTCAAGATCCGGATGGTTAG
- the LOC107638344 gene encoding transcription factor MYB33-like isoform X1, translated as MSTMTNKCDGRKVSKVRRSSSSVEEDSGESNIGGEGHLKKGPWTSAEDAILVDYVKKNGEGNWNAVQRHSGLARCGKSCRLRWANHLRPDLRKGAFTEEEERRIIELHAKMGNKWARMAAELPGRTDNEIKNYWNTRIKRMQRAGLPIYPPDVCLRVMHGNQESVNVGTLRDEANQHDDLSQTDTLDIPELDFKLVKVCPGLSYGPSICDIPESSMVEMSSDSSHGYNHMFPVMPPSKRLRESDMQYGYLDSCISDTVPIFEQYGDYTCDKISDHTQLSSPCDPILNTSDQFHGDDTYGSHATLNGNTSSSVPLPGAMKLELPSLQYFETQHGIWGTPASPLPSLESVDTMIQSPPAKPSPSDPVSPERSGLLEAIIYQPKQLQVANNNSLQATPNDCVRKEVKISTMKSKPECDEQGGPYFPLDQSAASVATNYTSISMCLVDAPQSVETIQDHNIKQELGTQYPAYVSGKKENWNQIDFTRPDALLDLGWYGSGIDCDDYDGDRFLFKDAFSPFLGQDPDG; from the exons ATGAGTACCATGACGAATAAGTGTGATGGTCGGAAAGTCTCCAAGGTTCGCCGCTCATCCTCATCGGTTGAAGAGGATAGTGGTGAAAGTAACATTGGAGGAGAAGGTCATTTAAAGAAAGGTCCTTGGACCTCAGCAGAGGATGCAATTTTAGTAGATTATGTCAAGAAGAATGGAGAAGGGAATTGGAATGCAGTTCAAAGGCATTCAGGACTTGCCAGATGCGGAAAAAGTTGTCGTTTACGGTGGGCAAATCATTTGAGACCAGATTTAAGAAAGGGCGCATTCACCGAAGAAGAAGAGCGCCGGATCATTGAGCTTCATGCTAAGATGGGAAACAAATGGGCACGGATGGCTGCAGAG TTGCCTGGGCGTACAGACAATGAGATAAAGAACTATTGGAACACGAGAATTAAAAGAATGCAGCGAGCTGGTCTGCCAATCTACCCTCCTGATGTATGCCTGCGGGTGATGCATGGCAATCAAGAAAGTGTAAATGTTGGTACCTTGAGAGATGAAGCCAACCAGCATGATGATCTCTCACAGACGGATACTCTGGATATACCGGAGTTAGATTTCAAACTAGTCAAAGTCTGTCCGGGTTTATCTTATGGACCATCAATTTGTGACATACCTGAAAGTAGCATGGTTGAAATGAGTTCGGACTCGTCCCATGGTTACAATCACATGTTTCCTGTGATGCCTCCTTCGAAACGCCTTCGAGAATCAGACATGCAATATGGATATTTGGACAGTTGTATCAGTGATACTGTCCCAATATTTGAACAGTATGGTGATTACACGTGTGATAAAATTTCCGACCATACTCAATTGTCTTCTCCATGTGATCCTATTCTAAACACCAGCGATCAGTTTCATGGTGATGACACATATGGTAGCCATGCAACCTTAAATGGCAATACTTCTTCTTCTGTGCCCCTACCCGGGGCCATGAAGTTGGAGCTCCCTTCACTCCAATATTTTGAAACTCAACACGGTATCTGGGGCACACCTGCTTCCCCACTTCCCTCACTTGAGTCCGTTGACACGATGATCCAGTCTCCGCCGGCCAAGCCGTCTCCTTCGGATCCTGTTTCTCCAGAGAGGAGCGGTTTGCTGGAAGCAATAATCTACCAGCCGAAGCAGTTACAAGTGGCGAATAACAATTCACTTCAAGCAACACCCAATGATTGTGTTCGCAAAGAAGTTAAGATTTCAACCATGAAGTCTAAGCCAGAATGCGATGAACAAGGCGGGCCGTATTTCCCCTTAGATCAGTCTGCTGCTTCAGTTGCAACCAATTATACTTCCATTAGCATGTGCTTGGTGGATGCACCCCAATCAGTTGAAACTATTCAGG ATCATAATATTAAGCAAGAACTAGGCACACAGTACCCAGCTTATGTTTCTGGGAAGAAAGAAAACTGGAATCAAATAGACTTCACACGGCCCGATGCTTTACTCGACTTGGGTTGGTATGGGAGTGGCATCGATTGCGACGATTATGATGGCGATCGgtttctttttaaagatgctttcAGCCCATTTCTTGGTCAAGATCCGGATGGTTAG